One Halomonas sp. THAF5a genomic region harbors:
- a CDS encoding alpha/beta fold hydrolase, translated as MPTDLHFLDSGGDETPLVVIHGLLGSADNWRSHAKQWQRRRRVITLDLRNHGRSPHVAGMGYDAMAEDVLALLDRLEVERAHLLGHSMGGKVVISLARLAPERVASLIVADIAPVAYGHDHDSVFAALRRVEAGAATNRREADALLAEHVDEPAVRLFLATNLERDAAGVLRPRIGLDEIQGDYETIMGAPAGEGAYEGPTLVLRGAQSRYVTDEMLPALREVLPRAEIQTLEAGHWLHAEQPTAFQAAVNGFLDPLEA; from the coding sequence ATGCCCACCGATCTTCACTTCCTCGACAGCGGCGGCGACGAGACCCCGCTGGTGGTCATCCACGGCCTGCTGGGCAGCGCCGATAACTGGCGCTCCCACGCCAAGCAGTGGCAGCGGCGTCGGCGGGTCATCACCCTGGACTTGCGTAACCACGGTCGCTCGCCCCATGTGGCGGGGATGGGCTATGACGCCATGGCCGAGGACGTGCTGGCGCTGCTCGATCGCCTCGAGGTCGAGCGCGCCCACCTGCTGGGGCACTCCATGGGCGGCAAGGTGGTGATCAGCCTGGCGCGGCTCGCGCCCGAGCGGGTGGCATCGCTGATCGTCGCCGATATCGCCCCGGTGGCCTACGGGCACGACCACGACAGCGTCTTCGCCGCCCTGCGTCGCGTCGAGGCGGGCGCGGCGACCAACCGCCGCGAGGCCGATGCGCTGCTCGCCGAGCACGTCGACGAGCCCGCGGTGCGTCTCTTCCTCGCGACCAACCTCGAGCGTGATGCCGCGGGCGTCCTGCGGCCGCGCATCGGCCTGGACGAGATCCAGGGCGACTACGAGACGATCATGGGGGCGCCGGCGGGCGAGGGCGCCTATGAGGGGCCGACCCTGGTGCTGCGCGGCGCTCAATCGCGCTACGTCACCGACGAGATGCTCCCGGCCCTGCGCGAGGTGCTGCCCCGTGCCGAGATCCAGACCCTGGAGGCCGGCCACTGGCTGCATGCCGAGCAGCCGACGGCCTTCCAGGCGGCGGTCAACGGCTTCCTGGACCCGCTCGAGGCCTGA